The Pleurodeles waltl isolate 20211129_DDA chromosome 7, aPleWal1.hap1.20221129, whole genome shotgun sequence genome contains the following window.
TGgaaatggcagcgtggtcaatgcattgcattgcattgattgcgttgtaagggatatttcccggtatgagtggtgctataagactaatgaaatgcatctgagagagagtggggatggatagtagtgagggaatccgtggcagaggtggtcactggggggcaccaacaaacaatgtcgcacagggcgccaccagcactaaggtcggccctatcagacagcacagcagttcacaggaacacagcagcacagagactgccacttgatagTCAGACatggacctagcagcaatcataggccttactggccttcataggcaggcgaaggcgcagagactgacacagcctgactagaaagctcccaacaggcagtacagtgcatggcaggcagcacaggaatcgacaggaagcactgcgcccagcaggcagtacaggcctcttaggacttcacacagcatcacagagcctgtcgctgcctaaaaggcagcaaagggcccagcagacagggaattgcaggccacacaggCAGGACTTGACTGGAAGCGACCgccttccccatctccccccaccacggcaacccttctggttgcaaactttgtgcagggggcccacctcaaggttgtccctgtcccccccagaaatgtagtgtctcctacgcccctgttcCGACCTTCCTCTGTCGCTTGGTGGCCTTGCTATGACAACACTTATTCTCTCAACAGGGAAGAGAGATGAGTGCAATGCCCTGGGCTGAGCCGTGGTGTGGCAACAGCACTTAATCCTGTGGACGGATTCAGCCGAGCTTTGCCCAGAGCCCCCACCTTCCGAGGGACCCACTGATAAAATTTACTTTCTGTCTCACATCCGTCTAtttctgtaaataaatatttttctatttttgtaaatcTGTCTCCACTCTGCCTACCTCTAACTTTGCATCTCCTTGCTCATGATCATCCTAAGAATTTTTTAGACCCTGGGAAAggcatatttatttttgtttaaatagaCACTTGTGATAGGTTTTAACTATTTGGCAATAGGAGTGGTAAGCACTTTCATCCTAATACGCACCAGCCATTTTTCAGCTGTTTTTGAATGACCCCATCTCTGAAAGTTTTCTTGGCATCATGCAGGCTTGTACTAGCCGGAAATGGGTAGTAACATTAAAAATTGTTCCCAAGAGAGACCTCCAAAATATGTCGTGCCCTGGGTACCAAACATTCTTAAGAAGATACTGGCTCAACACAGGTGTAAACTCAGCCAGTTGTTGTCAGTGGTGCCACAGGAACTCAGTTTTGAGGACTGGCACTTACTTTCTGCATCAGACAATTACCGAGAGCAAGAAATGAAAGAACAAACTAAATGGAAAGAGGGTGGAAGAGAAACAGGTATTAGTATAACCTCTTCTTAAAAATCCTACCTTTATCACAGACCTTCTGTCAAACTGGCGCTACATAACTCTGTTACTAGCTCCAGCAAAATTTCTATAGTCTCTGTTTACCTATCAACTTTTCTTGAGAAACATAATATACTCAGTGACACTAAAGTGGGTTTCTGACCAAGCAGGAGCACTGAAACTGTCTTTTCATCAGTCGATGATGACCATTGATTTGTCTTGGACTGCAACATGACAAGCGCATTGACTTTATCTAGCGAGAGTGGTAATCCACAAGCACAAGAACATACTTTATGTGGAAACCTTTCTTGTCTACAGGTCCTATCATAGCTATGGTTAATGGAATACATGGTTTACTGGGAACTTCAAGAGGAGTAACGGGAGCCTTCCTGACAATTTTGGTCTTATCACTGGCAGCTGAAACACAATTTAAACTTGTGCTCCACTGCAGAGTCCAAACCTGGCAACCAGTACCTAGATCCGTCCTTCGTGTTGGTTAGGCTTCTGCCTAAGTGCTCTTCATGTGCCAGGCTAATGATGTTCTCTCTAAGTTTAGTTGTTGGGGCGGGGGCAAGCTTAGTCAATGTGCACCTTGTTCCTGGCTTCCTATGACCCAGGTATGCTCTCTGGGAGATTTCTACACTTTACAAGTAAACCATGCAGGATTCTATCTAAGATTTCCTTCAATTTGTCATTTTCCTACATCCACTCTTTCCAATCATCTATTCCTACTTCCAACAAACCAAtggccaacacacattcttcaacAATACCTTTCTCTTGACACGTTTGTGCTCAACAGCATACAAGCAGATAACCCCTGCAACATTTTTAGCTTTTTGTAAGTACTCTGTTTTGAAGTTGAAGCCCTCCAAACCTAGGAGCTATTGCGAAATTCCAGATGTGGTGTGTTCTGAACCCCCAGACGTGAACACAGAAGTCAGGGGTTGTAGTCTATTCTAATAACAAATGAGATCACCCAAAGGAAGAACTTAGGGTGCTTGACTGCCATGTAACATGCAACCTTTCAACCACCAAATAATTACAGATTGACCACTCAGGATCCAGAAGGCAAAGACTGTAATGTGTTTCCTAATATCAACTACTTGTGGCAAGTTAACATCTAACCCCTTGGTGCTAGCATcagtggtcaaaatagtggtgttACTGAAAATGAAGTTACTCAAAGATGGCGCTTTAGATATTGCTATTTCAAAACATTCAAAACCTAGCTGGCACTCTTGGAATCAATTGTATTGTACGCCTTTGTTTAAGAGTGCCCTCATGGACTCCAccttacctcttttttttttttacatattatgaGTAAAACCCAAACCAGGACTTAAGGTCATCTGTATTGGTTAAATGGCATCTTCTTCACAGACTCAATCAGCTCTAACTTGGATTTGATCCCATCTTAGGATATGGTGTATCCGTGGAAGTAAACTGACCCCCACAACCCTTGTTCCTTTTAACGGTGAGGTCTGCTTCTTTAGGCTTTTGTAAGACCATTTTCAGGAAATGGTCATGGGTTTGTACAGAGAAACCCTACATTAAGATTCCTGTAAACAGAAGAGATTGTGCTGCAAGATCCACTGAAAAACAGCAGCAGCGCATGTAAATCCAAAGGGTTTCCCAGCATATATGTAAACACCAACTGCGGTGATAAACAATGTAAGGGGTCAGCCTCGAGTTAGGATGTATCTCGTCCTGATGATATGGTGAGGATAAATCTAGGACACTGCAGCAATCAGCATTCTTTCCTGGAAAGGGGATTTCTACCCACCATATTCTTGATCTTAGGATCATGTAGTCAACATATAACCTGACTTCCATCACCATGCCTGGGTGGCTAACAGAGCTGGAGCCAGCCACTTTGAATGTTCTATGGGTTCAGTTATGCCCTCCTGTAATATTGTGCCCAGTTCGGCCCTATAAGACGCTTGCATGAGATAGGGCACAGCGATAACATTTTGTACTACTGTTTTGACAATGGATAGCAACCTGATGTGATGTTGTTAATTGGTTAGCAGCCCGAAAATGTCAGTAAAGTCATCAAGGAAATGTttacacacatcaccaccacaaaagGAGTCATTGACCAAAAGAACTGGACTGGTCTCATTATGGCTCAACTTAATACCCAGTTATTTTTAATGTGTCCATTCTGCAAGTTGGAGCCCTTCATTGCCATGCAAATCTTCTGAACTGTAGGctttcttttaaattaaaatttaattTTCACTATCCCTGCAAGTGGTATTGGATCTCCACTGTAGCCCCTGAGCCTGCTGTCCGGTCACAGCTGCTTATAATTATCCCTGCTAATTAACTAATTGAAGGTTTGACTATCCAGCAGGGTGAATGGGAAGCTGGAAGTAAATACCACATTATTATCGTTTAACTTATTATCACAACTATGAAGACACGTTCTATCCATACTTTAAacaagtgttttaaagtctgtgcaTACATCTCAAGTTGTGTTGACAGGAAATCTTATTCCTAGTGATCATCATAAAGTTGGTTAGCAGGATcatttaacagccagagtcttgacACTTATCAACATTGCACAGGAGAAACTGACATGCAAGGGATTAACTGTGGCACAACCAGTTGATGGCAATGCTGAGGTTCCTTTTCACATCCTGTCATGGAAGCAACTCATGGTTCTAACAACTCAACTATCTGTTCTTCACCATTCAACAAAGAACAAAAATTCAGTATCTAAACTATTGTGACTGAATGCTGCTCTTTGAAGACTCAACATTTGTTGGAGGTTGTTTTGAGAATCGATTCCTGATGAATGGCTCTTTAAATATGCCCAGTGTCGAAAGAACACTGGAGAGTGCATATAGACGGTTACTTAGACTTCTCCTAAAAAGCCTCCAACCAGTGGACTAATGATGTTTGAAAGAGGTAATTTGCATGCCCAGTGGGGAGAAAAATATTCAGTTCTGTAATAGCAAATGTCAAAAACAGGACTCTACCCCTTATTGATAGAGAATCTCACATAAATAAAAGTTTATGTGAAAAAACAGTGTTATAGGTTTGTGTTCATTTGTTACATTCACACTAAGATGGAATTTGGGTGACAAACTGGTTTCCAGTTGTCAATCAAGAATTGATCCTGTACATATTTGAATTAGGGTACTTGTACTTACAGTAAgtgttttttgggtgtattttaaAGAATATAACTAAATTCTGTATTGAAGACTAGCATACGCAAAAAGAACGTCCATGCACTAGAGCTGTTTTTCTTGAAAAAGTAATAGTGATTGTACAATTGTTTGGTGTGCTCCACCCCGACAGGTACTAATTGGGGAGCCGtccctttaataaaatatttaaaatcaagAAATTCCTAAATAACTCTTGCATCATCTATATTCTCCAGTGTCCTTTTTACATTGTCATTCTTTAACTGAGAACACGTAGGTATCATTAGAAATAGGAAtaggagaaatgctttcaatgctttcAAGGTCTTGAGATCTTGCCTAATAAATATAGAGTGCATATGCTGTCACTTGCAAGAGATATAGTTTACTATGAGGGGCATGGAGtccgcccattgtttaccatttattggcttcattgtcactcttttttgctgcctcctaactggccaGTGCGTGCCCTTTTCACTTTCTCTACTTTCGTGTGGAGCTTGAacaaagtactgattgcttcattttgattagtgtccttccactgctcaagctgtgattcaggtactatttttCTTTCTACTTCCCTCTTTTCTGTGTTGCTTCTGCCATGTTGCTTCTCTCCTCCCAACCCCCATTgttcatgttgcttcttccctccaacCTCCCACCTTCTAGTTGTCATGTTTCTTCTTCCTTCTCACTtcccaccctcctgttttctgtaaTGCCCCTTCCTACCTCCATGAGAAACAAAGCTATTTGATACAGCCAATGCTGGCCGCATCATAGAGCCTGTTGCTTTTATGTTGTCCGTGttgtttttttcccttcctttaCTACCCTCCCATTGTTCATGTTGCTTCTTGCCTCCTCAAGTCTCACATTTccgttgtccatgttgcttctttcgtCCCATCTCCCATTGTCTTTTTTGCCCCTCCACCCGCCAGAAGAAAAATAAGAGCTATGGCGGGGCCAGTGTGGTTCTCCCATTGTCATATATTCCCTCCCTCCCATTGTTCCTGTTGCCCTTTTTCTCCCACCCTTCCTCCCATTGTCCATGTTGCTCATTCCCTGCCACCCCATACCATTTTCATGTTGCCACCCCACCCAccataaggaaaaagtgttttgacacAGCCAGCGTTGGTCACATCATAgcgcttttttcttcattttggctatactgcacagcacctgtgctgctctATTACATGGCTAAAAGCCATTGGCaatagccaatagctcttgcatagatgagacacattgacttttccaatgcttgttattttaagGCAATGAATAACTATGACGATAAGGCCTGCACACCTGTAGGAATGTGGAATCCACTATCACCCACTGGGCCAATTAGAATCTTAGATGGTTCTATTGTTCATTTTTATTAAGAGAAACTGTACTAATAAATACACgtttattactacagtgcaaatgTCAAATTCCAGTTTATCACCACAGTACACCTAAACTGACATGAAAAAGTACTGTTTACTACCCAATTGGTCACATTTTATAATTAATTCACACAGGGAAACAACTCTCTAATACTCAGAAGGCCTCTTCAACGCAGTTTTAACTTGTGGCACACATTTAACCCCTTGCATTCTGGTTTTGGGTAAATACCTTTTTTGTTATGGTATAAACCATATTTGCagatgtgcagagtgtaatatgctaaTTCTTATAATTATTGAGGTTGGGAGGATCCTCCCGTACTCCACAATGGTAATAAACAGCATCTGAAATAGTTGTCATGTTATAGTACATTATACGCCTTCATTTCAAGTGACTGAAGGATAATGATACAAATAGGCTTTATTGGGGTGTTTATATAGAGGTGGGGTTATATTGCACTAATTATATAGCAATGATATTAAGTTAGTGCTTATTGGTCTCTGGTGAATAAGTATTTGACCTTGACAAAAACCATAACATGGCTCCAATGGCTCCAATTTGatttagcatttttttttcttggttCAGAGATGAAGGggctgtttgcgccgaatgtgcgtcaaacattttggcgcaaacctaacaccatatttatactttgacgcccgaccccgtgaacgtcaaaattcagcagtgtgtgtcattttctggatgcgtgaaaccgccttgcgttaatgacatgcaaggtaggcgttcccgtccaaaaaatgactttaaggcatgtgtgccttatttatactcctgcgtcattttgacgcacaggagggggcgggccttaaaaaatggcacccagcctgatttgcgcctgggtgaaggcaggcattgagggacctgtgggctaattttcatggtccctgaccatggaagcagtccacaggtgccctactctgcccccagggacaccccctgccacccatggatggggggatccatcccaggtaagtatttttttttttaagtgccattgtgcccaatgaccatgcccatgggacagaagtcccctgggcatagcaaTTGGGCAGGGGGGAATACGtcttgtctttcctaagacaggagtaatttcaatgggggttgtgcgtcaaaaaatggcgcacttCCGGTTAGAGCCACGATTTTTGactgtaacctgacttgcaccattttttgactcacaacccccattcttccctacgcgtgtattgcccggttagagtcattttttaaactctaaccaGGCAGCACCTGATGCTTTGTTATGGCGTGAGCCggtggtaaatgttttgacgcaaaccaaggctggcactggtttgcttcaaaaagtgtaaatatgggatgAAGTCTTTTGTTCAGTATCCCGGACAGAGGTGGCATATACTTCCTGCAAAAGGACTTGGTTCTCCCACATAgcatgtgtgtgtggatatatTACATCTAAAAGGGGATTCCCATTTTGTTAAAAATTGGAGGAAACAGAAAAGCACCTCATTCGCTGCTCATGTAGCAGTAAGTCCCATTTTGTTCCTTTGTTCGCTTACTGTATTGTCATTCAGCCATTTTGAAGTTAtaagctcagtgcttaatttgtgcttgttgtttccgggctaagcaccagaacttattttttagggccggcacctatttttctgcctcaagcatttactgcgagcaaaaaacacatatgggaaagacagaggaagaggaaaaaaaaagaaaaagcgtcacaaagagagaaagcaggaagctgcaagagtgagctgaaggggcagggagtggctttaaattgtttaaagaggtccgagatggcccagattacgctgcctcagtattctgtgctcacacatttaatggcaccagccgcatgtttaagaggaggactttgggcaccagcacatttttatttacaaattaagcactggatgagcTACATTGTAATTGACCATTAGCCATGCTTCAGATATGTACATAGCCATTAGATGTTCAGAAAattggaaaaaaatcaaaattgcaaATCAGCTTTCTGTTTGGCGGAATTTTTCCAAGCATTATCCATTATATGCTGAATTGCTACATAACCATGTTGTTCTTCAAAACATATTTGTCGAcatatttctgaaagaaaaaaactgaaaaaatataaataaaaatatcaaaTGTTCACTGAAAATGTATATGCTAAGGTACATTGAGGTTGCAGTACAAAAAAAGAATATTATCTGAGCTTGGCTATTTATGGTTATGGGCCCCCATAGAACCCATAACCGCTCATGGGCAAACTGTTACTATACTCACTAACAATAGGTATCCTCTTAGACCTTTATTACAAGGAGGCGGCTTCTGTACTACTTTACCCGCACTGATGTCCTCACATTGTATACATGTTGACAGTAGGCAGTATTTTGACTGtagaaaatgaatgaggaaaagagGAATCGGATAAGCTTCAAAGATGGATTGATGTTGCCAGTATTGATGGGATTTCTCCAATGATGTTATCGATGAAACCTGTTGAATTGTCATTTGTGACATCATGCACAAGGTCTTGCGCTGCATATTTGGGAGTTATGGCTGTGTAGATCACCATAACTAGCATACTGCGGTGGGTTTTATGTTTTAGATTGTATATATATTTAAGTCAAAAAGCTTCCAGCGGTTAAAGATCCAGTATTCAAATTGAAAAGCTGATATTTGCAGGTTCTTCAAAGCTTTGTAACTTCATTATAGTGTAGAGCCTAGATTACCCACAAGGGAAATGCCACAATATGGTGGATAAGTTCATGCTATTAACTTGTTATCACAACGTTAATAGTTGAATCAGAATACTTAACTGTGTGTCATTTAAATACAAGCATATTGgttcactgaaaaataattttcACTTACTGGGGTGTTAGATTTTATTCTAGAGGAAAGTACCTCTTTCAAATATCTTAGGAAATCTTGCTGTCCAATGTAAAATCAATGTCAAGAACAGATGCAAACTGACAGATTTCCCATGAAATCTTCTTGATCTTTCTTTGAACAGAGTAGAAGACACGAGGAGAAGATGAGGACCACCTTGAACTCTCGGTTGTTGTCCGGCATCGTTCTCTTCATCATGCACACTGGTATTCACCCAACATGCAGCCTGTTGGCTAATGTGTCTTCCACTGGATCCAGCGTCCTGTCCACAACAGCGTCTGGAGTCATAAACAGCAGCTCAGCTTCCAGCATCTTACTCAACACCACACAAGGCCATTCCATGATGTCCCCCTATGGCCATGGCAATGCCAGTGCTCAAGACATCTTGCACACTGCCACAAATGACGTCCACGTCTCTTCCACAACAGAGACCACCAACTTAATTACTGGCCTCAGTCGAGGAGAGGAAAAGATACCTGGTTTGCTTAGTCCGGCTTTTAATAATTCAGACATCCTGGGATTCATTGTTCCATTGACCAGTCCAGACGAGAAGGAAGCGGAGACCTCCAACAATACAGCTCATACTGGCACAAACCTGGCACTGGAGTCAGGAACCAACTCCAGTGGCACTGACCAACTGGAGTCCTCAGAGTTTTGGAGCACCAACAGCACCATGAAGCCACCAAACATGACACAAGGGATAAGTGACGATACTTATGAGCACAGGACCTCAGCTGTAGAAATGATGGCCTCCAGCGTGCATTTTCAAACAATATATTCTCATAAGAACGGTGTCCGAAAGAAAGCTGAGCTAAAAGGTGAGTCGTTTATAGCAGTGTCTGCAGGAGTGTAGTCTGTCATTTATTTATGGCACAGGAGAGAAAAGCTTCTGTTTAGCCTTTTTCAGGGTTATTACATATTTATACCTGACCCTTATGTGTTCATAGTATATAAATTATCTTAAGTCTTGTGGACCAAAGCTTGGACCAGTTTTACAGAAAAAGGGAGAGAAATAGAAAGAGGAGTAAAATAACATTGCCGAAGAAAACAGTCAGAAAGAGATGGCTCATTTAAAGTAGCTCTACCTTTTCTGAGCACGTGGTCTACACTTACTGAATGGAATATTCAAGAAGATTGTGGAGGGAATGGGGGAAGCGTTAGCTTCCATTAGATAGGAGTTTCATTTTCCCGTAATCGAAGCTTCACAAAAAACGAATGCACATACATGAAACAATTGCCCATCAGATGCATGAGCAGTCCATGCGTGGGCAGAAGCAGACTGAAAGCTGCAGGATTCTCGTCGTGGGAGTGTCTGCTCGGAAAGCTGTCAGCAATGGCtaaagtagctaaaggaattcatGATCATATATCGCATTTGAACGCTTATTACCACCCAGCAAGTGAATAaccccattttccttgcttacaTATCTTTTTCCAGTGCCTAAGGCGTGATTTTCTCTTCCAGCAATAACATCTGTGGCATTTATTAGGTCGAAgcttaccagacagcacagctgtctggttgctaAGGACttattggggacattctgaaaggtgACCTAATagtgcattccgcccattgcttaccattggctttctttccagcacacaacaaaatttaaatgtatgtaaatgaactgtgctgatATTTCAGAAGGTATCAGAATTAAAAAAGCACAGCTTTTTTGTAATTCCGAAGTGTGGTGGAAAATGTTAGCATGATCAAACCAAATCAGTACAGTAGATGATGCAATCTCCACATTTTATCGTTTGggagctgtatagttttatcagtaaaactcagTTTGTGCAAACGTaaaggtcatttcaattgaaaatgtgttctctATAATGGCAGTACCCTACCCCACCATGCTTATGCCACTCAAGAcatcctactccactctgtgccactccatgcctctccacattccacaacactctacaccactccactgtacaccactctactctactccaccccaagacACTATTTAAAACTCTGGCACACTATGACAATCCACTTCATTCTACATCACTCATACCTACTACACTCCACGCTACTTTGCTCGTCTtgacatcactcaactctacaccactccactttatggcactctaatccactccatgacactctgcgACCCTCCACTCTAtttccctctacgccactccactatacaacattctacaccactatactccactctatgccactttagttccctctgcaccactccactctgacactttacttcactctacaaaactctactctgtgccactccattctacaacactctacttcacttcatACCCCtccactctgtgcttcttcactCTGACACCTTACTCCTCTtgattccactccactctgacactctactccactctatgacactctaccatCTCCCTTTATGACACTATACtcgactcaacaccactctacactgACATAGATATCCACTCTActtcacaactccactctacacaaatccactctatgccacccattGTATGaccctctataccactccacgttacaaaactctactctatgcccctccagtcttcacccctctacaccactgtatgccccccactctaggccactctacaccactccactctacacttctctacttcactctaaaccactttacaccactataccaccactctgcactactccactgtactctacaacgcTCCACTCTACTTCATTACACTCCCATCTACTtcgtaacactccactctactccaccctactgcactccaagacactctacttcactccatgacACCTTACACTACTCTACATCACaaaactccatgacactctacgcccCTCTGCTCTACGCCCCTCTGCTCTACGCCCCTCTGC
Protein-coding sequences here:
- the GFY gene encoding Golgi-associated olfactory signaling regulator, yielding MRTTLNSRLLSGIVLFIMHTGIHPTCSLLANVSSTGSSVLSTTASGVINSSSASSILLNTTQGHSMMSPYGHGNASAQDILHTATNDVHVSSTTETTNLITGLSRGEEKIPGLLSPAFNNSDILGFIVPLTSPDEKEAETSNNTAHTGTNLALESGTNSSGTDQLESSEFWSTNSTMKPPNMTQGISDDTYEHRTSAVEMMASSVHFQTIYSHKNGVRKKAELKGPFTKELPRVTGKMLVLFFGIVGALVCLLILIYVIYSRTHKSEMFSHHRLYGEGFEDPVLHLDTPMDHYDFFSFSDSHEHSPHTLQKLQKAGGEVPQPPAGLSHPTRTQETIQLESLDQNKNFV